GGTGACGAGCTATCAGTTACGTCAGAAAGATCCGAAGCGGCAGTCGGTTCTGTCGTTCAAGAGTCTTTACTATCGGGTCATTGCGGCAGGGGATTCCTACAACGACACCACCATGCTCGGTGAGGCGGATGCGGGGATTCTGTTTCATGCGCCGGATAATGTGATTCGCGAGTTTCCGCAGTTCCCGGCGGTGCATACCTTTGAGGACTTGAAGCAGGAGTTCATCAAGGCTTCGAATCGGGCCTTAAGTCTGTAAACACAACCTGTGGCGAGGGGCAAGCTCCCTCGCCACAAAAGCCCGGAATCAAAGGTTTTGCAGGGTGTCGAGCAGAACCTTCACCTTGGTAATTGATTCCTGATACTCCGCCTGCCATTCCGAGTCCGCGACAATCCCGCCACCGCCCCAGCAGCACACCTGTCCATCCTTGACCAGCAAGCTGCGAATGGCGATGGAGCTGTCCATCTCGCCGCGCACGTCCAGGTACAGCAACGAGCCGCAGTACAACCCACGTCGGGTTGGCTCCAGCTCGTCGATGATCTGCATGGCACGAATCTTCGGCGCACCGGTTATCGATCCGCCCGGAAAACTGCCAGCGATCAGATCCAGCGCATCCCGGTCATCCGCCAGTTCGCCGGTCACGCTGCTCACCAGGTGATGCACATTCGGATAGCTTTCCAGACTGAACAACTCCGGCACCCGCACCGAGCCGATGCGGCAAGTGCGACCGAGGTCGTTGCGCAGCAGGTCGACGATCATCAGGTTCTCGGCACGGTCCTTGGGACTGGCCAGCAGTTCGGCAGCGTTCGCGGCGTCTTCGGCAGCCGTCAGGCCACGCGGACGGGTGCCTTTGATCGGGCGGGTTTCCACATGACGTTCACTGACTTTGACGAAGCGCTCAGGCGACAGACTCAACACCGCGCCGCCGTCGGGCAGGCTCTGGAAACCGGAAAACGGTGTCGGGCACGCGGCCCGCAGCGCGATATACGCGGCCCACGGATCACCCGCACATTGCGCACGAAAGCGCTGGGCGAAGTTCACCTGATAACAATCGCCCGCCTGGATGTACTGCTGAATGCGCTCAAGTGCGTGGCGATACTCGTCAGCGCTCAGGTCGGCCTTCATCGGGGCTTTCAAACTGAACGGCTCGATCGGCTCAACCGCAGGCTGACTGAACAAGGCGATCAAGCGCTGGCGCTCGCTGTCGATCAGTGTCGGGTGGAACACCAGTTGACTGGTAGCCAAATGGTGATCGCTGATCAATGCCCAGTCGTACAGCCCGAAACGCGCATCCGGCAATTGCAGGTCGTCCTGCGCCTGGCTCGGCAGGTGTTCAAGATGCCGTCCGAAGTCATAACTCAGATAACCGATCAACCCGCCGGCGAATGGCAGTTCATCGGAGACTGCCGCTTCACCCAGTCGTGCCAGATGGTCGCGAAGGCGTTGCAGGAAATCGCTGCCACTTTCGTCAGGCAATACGGCTATTTGCTGCAGCGGCCAGGCGCTGAGCAGGTCATAACGCCCGCGATCAGCGGTGGGCCGGCCGCTGTCGAGCAGCACGGCACCGGGGGCATGACGAATCGCCGCGAAGTACTCGGCGGGGTTGGCGCGATAGGGCAGCGGGTGTACGGAACAGGTCAACATGGGCGGGGCAGATCAGCCATCGAGGCGGGGGTGCGATTGTAGTCCTCTGCAGGATTTGCTCCTAGAGGGGATGTCGGGGATTGGCAGATTGGGGACAGGGTTGCGAGGTTTGGTGACTGTTAGTCAGTCTTCGCGGGCAAGCCTCGCTCCTACGGGTTTGTGCCGTTCGCCGAGAATGTGAACGACGCTAGATCTGTAGGAGCGAGGCTTGCCCGCGAAGGCAGCGACTCAGTTTCGGATCAGCCTTCGACGGCAGGAATATGCCCAAACATCTCCTGAACAAACTCGACCCGCTCCTGAACCGACTCAACAACCCCGCGCGCTTTCAGCTCTTCCAGCCGCGCTTCAACCGCATGGGTGCGCAGCGTCAGGCCGCAATCGTTGGCAATCTGGATGTTCAACCCGGGCCGGGCATTGAGCTCAAGAATCAGCGGGCCTTTTTCCTGGTCGAGCACCATGTCGACACCGATGTAGCCCAGCCCGCACAGCTCATAACAGCCGGCAGCGAGTTTCATGAAACCGTCCCAGTAGGGCAGTTGCACGCCGTCCACCGCGTTGGTGGTGTCCGGATGTTTGGTGATGATGTTGTTCAGCCAGGTGCCGCGCAGCGTCTGCCCGGTGGCGAGATCGACGCCGACGCCGATGGCGCCCTGGTGCAGGTTGGCCTTGCCGCCGGACTGGCGCGTCGGCAGGCGCAACATCGCCATCACCGGATAGCCCATCAACACGATGATGCGAATGTCCGGGACGCCTTCGTAGCTGATGCTTTTGAAGATCTGGTCCGGGATCACGCGGTATTCGATCAGTGCGCGGTCACGGTGACCGCCCAGGGAATACAGGCCGGTGAGGATGCTGGAGACATGGTGCTCGATCTCCTCATGACTGATGATCTTGCCGGACACCGTGCGATAGCGGCCCTCGAAACGGTCGGCAACCACAATGATGCCGTCGCCGCCCGCGCCCTGGGCCGGTTTGATCACGAAGTCGGTGCGCTCGCCGATGATCTTGTCGAGGTTATCGATTTCCTTCTCGGTGGAGATCACGCCGTACAGTTCCGGCACATGAATACCGGCGGCGATCGCGCATTCCTTGGTGATGATCTTGTCATCGACAATCGGGTACAGGCTGCGCTTGTTGTACTTGAGCACGTAGTCCGCGTTACGCCGATTGATCCCCATGATGCCCCGGGCTTCCAGGGCCTTCCAGGTCTTCCAGAAGCCGAACATCAAGAGTCAGCCTTCTTGAGGAAAGCCTTGAAGCGCACCAGTTCAGTCAGGCGGTAACCGCGATAACGCCCCATCGCCAGCATGAAACCCACCAGGATCAGCAGGATCGCCGGGAAGGTGAACACGAAGTACACCAGCTCCGGCACGCTCATGATCAGGTGCGCCAGGGAGGCGGCAAACAGCGTACCGATCGCCACTTTCATCGCATGCCCGGAACCGCGTTCTTCCCAGGTAATCGACAGGCGTTCGATGGTCATGGTCAGAATCACCATCGGGAACAGCGCCACCGACAGCCCGCGTTCCAGGCCGAGTTTATGGCTGAACAGGCTGATCGCCGCGATCAGCACCACCACGAAGGTCAGCACCACCGACAGCCTCGGCAGCATCTGCAATTTCAAGTGTTCAAGGTAGGAGCGCAGTGACAGCCCGAGCGCCGTGATGACCGTAAACAGCACGATGCCGAAGCCAAGCTGGGTTTCGCGGAAGGCGAGGGCGATCAGC
This region of Pseudomonas mandelii genomic DNA includes:
- the pabB gene encoding aminodeoxychorismate synthase component I, with the protein product MLTCSVHPLPYRANPAEYFAAIRHAPGAVLLDSGRPTADRGRYDLLSAWPLQQIAVLPDESGSDFLQRLRDHLARLGEAAVSDELPFAGGLIGYLSYDFGRHLEHLPSQAQDDLQLPDARFGLYDWALISDHHLATSQLVFHPTLIDSERQRLIALFSQPAVEPIEPFSLKAPMKADLSADEYRHALERIQQYIQAGDCYQVNFAQRFRAQCAGDPWAAYIALRAACPTPFSGFQSLPDGGAVLSLSPERFVKVSERHVETRPIKGTRPRGLTAAEDAANAAELLASPKDRAENLMIVDLLRNDLGRTCRIGSVRVPELFSLESYPNVHHLVSSVTGELADDRDALDLIAGSFPGGSITGAPKIRAMQIIDELEPTRRGLYCGSLLYLDVRGEMDSSIAIRSLLVKDGQVCCWGGGGIVADSEWQAEYQESITKVKVLLDTLQNL
- a CDS encoding alpha-L-glutamate ligase-like protein; protein product: MFGFWKTWKALEARGIMGINRRNADYVLKYNKRSLYPIVDDKIITKECAIAAGIHVPELYGVISTEKEIDNLDKIIGERTDFVIKPAQGAGGDGIIVVADRFEGRYRTVSGKIISHEEIEHHVSSILTGLYSLGGHRDRALIEYRVIPDQIFKSISYEGVPDIRIIVLMGYPVMAMLRLPTRQSGGKANLHQGAIGVGVDLATGQTLRGTWLNNIITKHPDTTNAVDGVQLPYWDGFMKLAAGCYELCGLGYIGVDMVLDQEKGPLILELNARPGLNIQIANDCGLTLRTHAVEARLEELKARGVVESVQERVEFVQEMFGHIPAVEG